In Humulus lupulus chromosome 6, drHumLupu1.1, whole genome shotgun sequence, a single genomic region encodes these proteins:
- the LOC133783491 gene encoding phosphatidylinositol/phosphatidylcholine transfer protein SFH13-like produces MYSMPGLEGMSTHEEIRDRRSDFENSEDERRRSKIGNLKKKAINASNKFTHSLKKRGKRKIDYRVPSVSIEDVRDEKEESAVQDFRRRLVDRDLLPPRHDDYYTLLRFLKARDFNIEKTIQMWEEMLNWRKEYGTDTILEDFEFEELEEVLQYYPQGYHGVDKEGRPVYIERLGKAHPSKLMRITTIERYLKYHVQEFEKAIQEKFPACSIAAKRQICSTTTILDVNGLGVKNFTRTAANLLAAMTKIDNSYYPETLHRMYIVNAGPGFKKMLWPAAQKFLDAKTIGKIQVLEPKSLCKLFEVIDSSELPDFLGGSCTCSTEGGCLRSNKGPWNDPDIMKLVHDAEATFVRQITRVSHDQLKFDSYVQIRPMKGRSSDTSNAESGSDIDDPCSPLRRRSSAIPCLAPVHEEVRASDSNVYFSCDDHFPSDEKTNGNDEEAGRVQDQSLNNNCNNIRNIYYEALPSAGSSIIHWFNNIKEKLDKREFHRGARVLMSFLFRLFTIFRSERFEYWRRQNNIHPSNLVENNTSIHSEAVEAETLNEEDRVLPCMERLQRLEKVFTELSNKPPAIPLEKEKILMESMDRIKNVEIDLEKTKRLVHATVVRQIEIAEFLDNLQESSCRQRRLFC; encoded by the exons ATGTATTCAATGCCAG GCCTAGAAGGAATGAGTACTCATGAAGAAATTAGAGATAGAAGATCAGATTTTGAAAATTCTGAAGATGAGAGGAGGCGTTCGAAAATCGGTAACCTCAAGAAGAAAGCGATAAATGCTTCTAATAAATTCACTCATTCACTTAAAAAAAGAGGGAAAAGAAAAATTGACTACAGGGTTCCCTCAGTGTCAATAGAAGATGTACGAGATGAAAAAGAGGAAAGTGCTGTACAAGATTTTCGCCGAAGACTCGTTGACAGGGATTTGTTACCGCCTAGGCACGATGACTACTATACTTTGTTGAG ATTTTTGAAAGCTCGGGATTTTAACATTGAAAAGACTATCCAAATGTGGGAAGAAATGCTTAACTGGAGAAAAGAGTATGGAACAGACACTATTTTGGAG GATTTTGAATTTGAAGAGCTTGAAGAAGTGTTGCAGTATTATCCTCAAGGGTACCATGGGGTTGATAAAGAAGGCAGACCAGTGTACATTGAAAGGTTGGGTAAAGCTCATCCTAGTAAACTCATGCGTATAACCACAATCGAACGATACTTAAAGTACCATGTCCAAGAGTTCGAGAAAGCAATACAGGAGAAATTCCCTGCTTGTTCAATCGCAGCCAAGAGACAAATCTGTTCAACCACCACAATATTGGATGTGAATGGCTTA GGAGTAAAGAACTTCACTCGAACTGCTGCAAATCTTCTGGCTGCCATGACAAAGATAGACAATAGCTATTATCCTGAG ACACTACATCGAATGTACATTGTCAATGCTGGTCCTGGCTTTAAGAAAATGCTTTGGCCTGCTGCACAGAAATTTCTCGATGCTAAGACGATTGGAAAGATACAG GTTCTGGAACCCAAATCCTTGTGCAAACTTTTTGAAGTCATTGACTCAAG TGAATTGCCTGACTTCCTGGGTGGATCATGTACATGTTCTACTGAGGGAGGTTGTCTTAGGTCCAATAAAGGACCGTGGAATGATCCTGACATTATGAAG CTCGTACATGATGCTGAGGCAACTTTTGTGCGGCAAATCACCAGAGTGTCACATGATCAACTGAAATTTGACTCTTATGTACAGATACGCCCAATGAAG GGAAGGAGTAGTGATACTTCAAATGCAGAATCAGGGTCAGATATTGACGATCCATGTTCTCCATTGAGGCGAAGGAGTTCTGCAATTCCATGTTTGGCACCAGTACATGAAGAA GTCAGGGCATCAGATTCAAATGTATACTTTAGCTGTGACGATCATTTTCCTTCAGATGAGAAAACTAATGGAAATGATGAAGAGGCAGGACGTGTCCAGGATCAATCACTAAATAACAATTGCAATAATATTAGGAATATTTATTACGAGGCACTACCTTCGGCAG GTAGTTCAATTATCCATTGGTTCAATAACATCAAGGAAAAATTAGACAAAAGGGAATTCCATCGCGGGGCTAGAGTGCTGATGTCTTTCTTGTTCAGACTATTCACAATTTTCCGCAGTGAACGGTTTGAATATTGGAGAAGACAGAACAACATTCACCCCTCTAACTTGGTTGAAAACAACACAAGTATCCATTCAGAAGCTGTTGAAGCTGAAACATTAAATGAAGAAGATCGTGTCCTTCCGTGCATGGAGCGTCTTCAGAGACTAGAAAAAGTATTCACCGAACTCAGTAACAAGCCTCCTGCAATTCCTTTGGAGAAGGAAAAGATTCTCATGGAATCTATGGACAGGATTAAAAACGTCGAGATTGACCTCGAGAAGACAAAGAGG CTGGTCCATGCTACGGTGGTGAGGCAAATTGAGATTGCTGAATTTCTGGACAATCTACAAGAGTCAAGTTGTCGA CAAAGAAGATTGTTTTGTTGA